AAACAGCTTTATTTCACATATCATTACCAATTTAAAGATAGAAACTGCAATGTGGAATATGGAAGTTCATTTTCAAAACAATcttaaaattatacttttatCCTAAAGTATTTTTTATACTATCATTCTGACATACTAATATTTAGGTGGAAGGAGGTCAAGTTAATAATGTAGTGTAATAGCAGTATTTAAGTTATAAACTTAATATCAATAAGCTTAGCGCTTCAACAAAACATCTTGCTCATTGGAAATGTCAAAGAGAATATTTGGCAGGAATCGCATGAATAGTTAACATAAAACTTTCTACTATACCATTCTGAAAACAAGAAacccattttattttcatgagaTGCCAACACTATTTCTTGGGCTAAGGCAAAATGCTAGTGAGATTTACTAGGtcgctttgaaaaaaaaaaaggcatttaagAATGAACTCTATACATGCATTCAGCTACTTATCTAAGCTGTGGTTAAAAATAGTATGGTAATAGCTTTCTTTCTAGGAAGGTGATTAGCATTCTTACCTCTTCTGTTTTTAAGGCTTCACCTGTTTTCCCCTGAAGAGCCAAACGAAGTTGTCTGATATAAACCTGTAAACCTCTGGCAAAGTACTGCAGCCTAATACAAAGAGGTGGTTGTTAATTCCTGAACTTTCATGGCACCCAAGaacattatttattaaaaatattattatatttttattatattatattattaaaaaataactacCAAACAGTGAAAGCCTATATGGTATTTAGAGccaaagaaatcagaagagaTAATTATTCAGTTGATatgagtaatatatatatatatatatatagccaaaaCTAGCTTTATGTTGGGTCCTAAAAATAAGTTCCCTTCCTTGATTACACAGGGATGGTCTAGGAGATTAGAGATATCAAACTTGAAGGCCAGAAGCCTGAAGTGTGCCCCAAACCATATTAAAATGCAAGTgggaaataataaagtaaataaaaatccaatagagcatagataatgttaatttgtggttttccaagtcagtaTGTGCTGGCAAGGATCTTTTCTATTAGTTTGTCACGTAGTAGGTTGAACTGAGTTTAAAAAGCTTTCTGAAGTGATCTGATTCCTTAACTGATTTAAGATGCTTTGATGAAATCTATTTACACTGAATGCTGCCCCAACTTTAGTTTGGAGGCCATTCTACTAGGAAGCACTAAGATTTCATTTGTGTTCATTCAGTTAACCCTTGGCTTTCAGAGACAAATATAGTATCAACTTCAGTCTTTTAAGAAGTTTTAATAAAATCTATTGAACTAGGTATGCCAAGTCAATCAATCAGACTCTCCAAAATCAGGACCATTTAATCCAAACAGGAGCTGGAGTAGATTTGTAATCTCACTGGAACAGGAAACTTCTAAGAGAGGAAACTCCCACTACTGACACAGGTCATGATACTCAGGCTTTTGCAACCTTAGGCACACAGTTATTTGGGGTCTTAAAAGGTTGAGTTACTTGCCCAGTTATAAAGTCAATACAAATCACAAATGTAACTTGAACTAAGGCTCTTCCTGGGTCCTAAAGATTATCTGATAAGCTCAGAGCCTTTCAATACCCTTCTTATCACAAGGTACCCAGAAATGAAACTATCTCAGGTGTCACTTGACTCGGTCAGAGAGCACCAGAGTGGTCATCCTCCTAGTCCCTGGCTCCCAGACTTCCTTTAATGCAAAGTCCAACTACAGTTGATTTCTGGCCTACCTTATCCTTGCCTTGAATGCTGAGTAACCTGCAGTCTGCCTCAACTTTCCCAAATGCACAGCTAACCTCCAATTTATTGTCCTCAAGAAGTGGGACTTCAAGGATTGGGTTCCTGTCCCATCCTTTATTGACATTAGGCGAGTTAGCTTCACCCCCATTCCCATCTCTACATATCCATTTAATAGCCCTGCTGCTTCTGAGCATTAGGTTACTCTGACCAGACCTGCTCTGGGGAAGCCCTATTGGCTCTTTGGGGTCTATCCATCCCTTCTTAGAAGCTCACTCTCCTTAGGCTGGCACGCTCATAAGCCTTCACCTTGTGACTCCATTTACTTTTTCTGTCTGAAAAACAGGACAGCAGTTACTTAGCCCTCAGCATGAAGAATAGGGATAGTCTCTTTTCAGAGATTTAGTAAAGATAACTCCCCTGCTGCCCAGGATTGGATCCCTTTGATCAGCCACACATCACCTGATTTTGAAGTCTTTCAGTTTTTCTGCATTCAGCTTAGCTGTCAAAAAATCTGGAAGTTTTCGGCCCAGCTGGTGAAAACTGTACAACAAACACTCCACGTAGCTGAACTGCAACTTGGGCTCTTCATTGCcagcattttctccattttcagcTTCTTCGGGAGGGAGCGGCATGTATTCCTGAtagataaaagtgaaaaaaagtggTAATTTTCATATGAGgttatgttttctttttacaCCTTTAATAGGAAATACACTGATGAGAAACTAGGCATGTTTGTAAGTATTGTTGACGAAAAAACTAATAGAATCCTGAACCCTGGAGAGTAGTGATACTTGTAGAGTGACACCAGTGTCAggtagtttttgttttaaaacaagTCTTTACTTTTCAAGTATGGCTATTCACAGTTGCAAAAATTCACAATTCCTAACTTTGGGGTTCATTTGATTTACATGGCGCTCAGACCAAATCTGCAACTGTCGCTAAACAAAGGTATCACACGATGCTCCTGTGAAAAGGTAAGACTAAGGAATGTCTCTTAAGAACAGGGAACAGATAATTTATAGATGTATGGGAggacaaagataagaaaagccCTTGCTGAGAAGACAATGATGGGCACAATCCATATACTTACTATTCTATTGAGTTATCAAAGCAGTAGGATTAAATGTGAACCAAGAATTTCTTTTCTGGTACCTAATTATACTTGGTGTAGTGCCACTGATGGCCAACTTGGTACTATCACAATAAGGCAAGGCAGTCCTGGGGCCTCATATTATCAATTTCAAGACCATACAACATTTCAAGAAAGATTTGAACTACGTCTTGAACTCAAATAACAAATTTCATGAGACTACTTTTGATAAAGGATTAAGGAGGAGGCTGTGATAATACTCTCATATGGCAGttacagaaaaaaatgactatACCAGACAAGGCCAAAActacatatttattaaaaaaaattttttttaaaactttatcacCCTAAAAGCAAAGTAAAACTGTGGTTTTGGAGTAAAGGACTAGCAACTAGGAAATTCTATGGTTAAACTATATTTTGTGGTAGCTAAGAGAACATTCAATTTgaaaaatgatattaataattttaattgcatatTATTAGGGGGGGGAGAGTTCTTACCAACAATTTATCAAATAGtttctttaaatttgtttctaatttttccatGTCACCACAAAATGAACTCATCTCTGCAAGTAGTTTCAATACCTAAAAGAAACATTTTGTTAGATAAGAATCTTGGttagaattaatatttgttaaattttcaaatagtattaaaattaatattagttATCAACACAATGAATTAAACTTGCTTTGCAACTCCAAATTTAAACAAATAGAAGGTataaatgacttaattttttaagCAGTTCTTTTAAAATACTCATGACACTGTTTGAATTTTCTAAGTTTAGGTCTCTGTCTTTATAGTCTCATTGTTGTCCTATTCCTGGTTTTGTAAATTTCTAGACATCCTGTCATTTTAAAAGTCTATTCATTGTCATTTATTTATGTAAAGAGAAATAGAACAGAAAGATATGTGGCATAACAGCTAGATGGTGAtaggcccctcccctcccccctttcttctttattaaaaaaaaaaaattctttgtgacAAAGAAGAgcactcaaggagggagggagaggagtttAAGGGGAAATTTAGGTGACTTAAAAACCAAAACTATTGAGGCAATAGGACCagggctggagacaggaggttctaagttcaagtgtggcctcagacatgttctagttatatgaccctggtcacttaatccctattgcctagcccttgctcttctgcactgaaatacttagttttgattctaaaacgACAGAAAGGTTTAAACAACAATAACAGAAAAgatatcaattaaaataattttaaagattgTGCAAAAATGATAGGCAAATACAATTCCTTAAGCTTAAGGGGATACTTTACAGTTAAGTATAGATGAAAGAATTTAAAGAAGTATATAACTGAACAGATATTTGCTAATATTATTaaccaatatatttttatttttaaacttgccTCTAAGTCATAAAATTAACTCCTGATAAAGACAtgctattttttttgtctttaagaaTTATGAAGCCGTTTTGGtagtaattaataatttcaatacTTGAAAAGATTTCATTAATGGGAGTATTGCCCTTCTGACCCCTAAATATCTTAGTAGATGGTTTCATAAGCTTCAATTGCCACAAAACTCACCAGCTCCTAACTGACCTTTTGGTCCCTGACacataaagttgttgattaatgTCACTGGCTAATTGGTTGGTAGATGAAAAGGTTTTCTGGACTTTGCCACACTGGCTGGTCTTCAAAAAACAATCAGGGTCATGCTAccagttttctcagctgtttAGGGTACACACCTATGGCACAAACTTAAAGAACTCAGGGCCCCTTCCAAAATACAAGTCATCAGAGGAGGACTTTATTGAAATAGTGCCTGTAGGACTAATGTAAAAAGTACAATAGtacttgtgatgaaaaattaCTTGTAGCTATTCCTGAATGAatagccccccccccattttgtagCTAAGATAGAGTAAAATATGAGCTGCAAATAGTATTATCTACtatttaaatgtataatataaacattaaaaagTGAGCTAATACATTTCAAGCCTAACAATATAAGATATGGCCTAGACTTGTGGTTTAATTGGTAAAGGCAATTCCCAGGAGAACAAAGgccctctaccaatgcaagtgTGCTAACTCCCTTTTATCACACTCCTTGCTATAATAATCCCTGATGATAGATTGTTATAGTGGTTACTGTAACAAAACCTGGAATGATTGATTATGCATTGTACATTATTTCAAAATCACTTTCAATATAGCAGTGCTTTCCCACTATTAGAAGCTACTAACTGCTTGATAACACTGTAAAAGGGGTTTTTCCCATGTACTCATTTGTGGCACTTTATGACCTAGGAAACTTCTGATTAAGCAAGATGTTTAAATCATTCTAGTAAATATCAAAAAATATGTTCTAGAAAttagaattataaatttaaagtCACTAATAAAAGGAGAATATATTTCATTAgtaaagagaaatttaatttaccTCTAACTGTATATCAAGGCCTTCCACTGGGGTAGTCAAAGAGCCAAGATTGGGCAGAACATGTTCACAGAAATAAGTCACGAACCTTGTGGAATGAACATTTTTctgtaaaaaaagggaaagataatgTTAGTCATTTAGTACCAGCACAACAGATTTAAATCCCAGTCAAATTCACTAATGAAAAGACATAAAAATCCAACCACAGAATGCATACTAACTTGAAAACAAATGGTAAGAAGCAGCAACATTTCTatggtgcctactatgtacaTGCCAAGCATGCTGCTAAGTGCTTTCTTACTATTATGTTCATCTCACTGTGCTGCCCATGTCCATATCTTTTTGGTTCTCGAACAGCAGGAACTGATCTGGCTGTATGTCACAGACAATTCATGTGTGACTTTTGGAGGCTTATGTCTAGAATATTCTCCCTTCACACCTCTGCTTCTTAGTATCTTCAGTGAAGCCCCAGTTTTTAAAATGGCCTTGTTTTTCTTAATCCCGAGTGCTAGGTTTTCAGATTCAACCCCTAGGCACAGTGCTTTAAGTCTCTTCCAGTCTCTTAATGCGAGTGCCCTTCCCTCTGGCATTTATCTCACGTCTACCCTATGGGCACATGGTTATTTTCACACTATATCCATGAGACTACAAGCTCCTCAAGAACAGGGATTGTCTTGTCTTTCTTTTATATCTCTAGTGCATAGCACATGATGGGTGCTAGATAGTTGTTGAATTGAACTTAAaaacctttccctccctccctcctctattTTGGAAACCATTCcaagaagagcaagggctaggcaatggggtttaaatgtcttccccagggtcacagaactagcaagtgtctgtggccagatttgatttCAGATCCCTTGATTCTAggtttggttctctatccactaagccaagTAGCTGCCTTGTAAactttatacttttttaaaaaggagcaccccttgaATGGTCTCTAATTGGAAGTACAGTCTTGGGGGTAGATGAAGTCTCATTTAGCCCAACTTTTATAGGAAGTATGAACTTCTCACAAGTGATTATGGAGCCTCTGCCCAAAGGCTTTGAATGACTACCTACCTTTACCTACCTCCATTTTCTGACTGAgatgtttttccatttccattttggaTCATTTATATTAGGAATTTCTCCTCATAACTCAGTCGAAATGTGCTTCCCTAGAATTTTTGTCCTACTTCTGCAAATTGGGCCCAAATAGAATAAACTGAATTCATCTTCTACAGTATTTGTCTATCTCTGTGTATGATTTCAGTTactcaaaagtttaaaaaaacaaaacaaaacaaaaaacaacttacAGAGAAGAGTGGTACTGCCTGTCTTGTGCACTGTAAAAGTCTGTCCACACAGTCTGGATCTGCTGGGTTGAAAGTTTGCTCCAAATCAGCTTGTTCAGCCACTAATTCAACGAGCTGCTGCCTTCCACTGACTGTCTGTAAACTTTTTAACCCAGAGAGTATCTTCATGAAGAGGACAAATTCCTCACCTGTCACATCTTCAAGGACCTTTAAGAAATAAATCCagaatatgacatatatatatatattatcacatagCAGCTAAACTAGTGACCAAAGTTACTGGTTCCTGAATCAGAAGTCGCGTCAGTAGGACCATGTGACATCACATTAAAGAAAGATCAGTGCCAGGGCCAGAGCTCCCAGTGTAGGATGTAGCTGTGCTTCATTCAGTTTAGCTTCCTATATTTAGAAAAGCATTGCTCTGGTTTATGGGACAACATTTCAATGGAATGGAAAACAAAGAGAGTGTTCTGATAGGTACTAAGCAAGACACAAATTAATGCATTCGGAGGAAATCCATGAAACTCAGTTAAGTAAAAGCCATGACAGTGAATACCTGAATACCAATACCTGAATAGTCACAAAATGTTCTCTAAATATATGTGGGAAAAGAGGGAGATGCCGCACATGCTTTCAAATGAAGTCTGTTAACATCACTTGGTTTGTTTTTCAATGTGAAAAGGGACAGTTCTATCAGAGAGGATATTATTAGGAAATGATTGTGCtgcaaaaaggaaagggattcttagatccagaaataccactctTGGGTTTGTTTCCCAAGGAAAtcggggaaaaaggaaaagaacccatatattccaaaatatttataatagtattctttgtAGTGGCTAAGAGCTAGAAATCAAGGatatgtccatcagttggggaatggcttaacaagttgTGGTGGATGATTATGATGGAACACTACTGCACAATAAGAAACAGGCAGGCTAATTtttgaaaaaacttggaaagatgaacatgaaataatgaaaagtgaaatgaatagaatcaagagaacattatcaaCAGCTACATAATTAAAATGTGAAGAATTATGGATGTCcacctcctgaaaaaaaaaaaagaattgaccaatagaaacacaaaagacataattcATCTACTTTTTTTGGTTGGTTAATGCCTTCTCTGGTGAGGAAGAGGGAGGGTGATGGCTGGGAATTTATTCTTTACGGTctaaagaaatttaaggaaaacaacaaaaaatgtcttTCATATGAATAGCCAATCCAATTGAAAAAGAGTATTCAGGAGGCTAGTGGGTAAACTGACTTTTTGAGGATTCTAGCTTCCCAACACCTATGTTTTCAATCCAGCGTGATCCAGTTGGAGTAGAGGTAAGTAaggaatttgggaaaaaaaagggCATCCTTTGAAGTAAAAAAGATTGTTCCACAATGGACCTTTCAGAATAATATCCATAAGTATTTCATTACagttaaattgatttaaaaatgtatcattaattttttttaatcatcatcaAAATAAGACACTTGGGCAATAAGAAAGCACATTGACACCCTTGGTCAAGGCTGAAAATATCACTACTCACTTCAAAGAACAGAGTCTTTACACTTATTAATAACGGACTGGCATTTACCTTCTTAGACTCAGTTAATATAAGTTCTTCTACTTCCTTTGTTAAGACTTCATCTGCCAAAGTCTTAAGTTTTGTAGAAAGGAATTTGATTGCTCGTTCTCGGACAATGTCTTCCCCTTGAAGAATTTGGCTGAACAAGCCCCCCAAAGTCCctgaaaaacacacaaaaaaggatAAACAAAAGTAATGCTAACAATGCTATATTGTCCAAGATAAACCAGAGCAAAACAAAATGTACTTAAAGGCCTCCCCAGGAGAAATAGAAAGCATTTATTCCCAAGTCAAGTAGGTGCCAACAAATTACCCCGAATTCTGTGAATTGCCAATAAAGTCTGGATCAAAATGAGAGCTCTGGAACGTAAAGATAACCCTGTGTATGTATATGATTGTCATGTACTccaaatactatatatatgtttcttaaaaatgaataaagtttCATGTCAAGCTGCTAAGTCAtaagagaaaaacacaaattcTCATCTCTGCCATTATTTCTGAAGGTCTTATCAATTATGCAtctaaatagtttaaaaatatacatacacacacacacacacacatacatacatatatataatttcaataaACTTGGAGAACCAATCtcaaagtaaaattttattttgaagaacACTACTAAATTCTACATTACCTTCTTAATCCCTTTAGGGACTAAGGATCCCACATTAAACATGCTcttccctattaaaaaaaaaaagaaggtaattgATCCATTACCTTTGGCGTCCATCTTAAATATACTCAGCAGGGCATTGTTCACCAGACTAAATTCTGCCGAATCATCTAGAGAGAAATTGCCACAAAGATATATAATGAGAtaaaaaccaaacagaaaaaCCCAAAGTGTAAGCCTGTTTCATTTCTAATTTCCAGGAAACATAATCTTTTCCTAGAAAAATATGAGTTATCTTCTCCATGCAGATGTTGCTCAGGTCCCTTGTCTTTCTCCTGAGCTACAGTCATCTAACACGAATTGCCAATTGGACAATTCAAACTGGATTTCTCAAATATATCTCAACCCTAACATGTAAGTATTAAACATTTCAGCTTTCTCTGTAATTCTGCCTCCCTCCTAACTTCATCAAAGGCATCAGTAACCCACGACTGCGACCTCAAGCATCAGtggctcttctctttccttcatctcaCACATTCAATTAGGTACCAAATCTTTTCCAGTCTACTTTTGAAATATATCTCATATTGGTCACCTTCTCTCTATAGGACCACCATGCTAATTCAGGCCCTCATTCTCTCAGACTACTGCAttcaatctttccttttcctcaagTCTCTTGCCTCCACAAACTATCCTCCATCAACTACCAAATTGATATTTCTTAAAATGCAGATCTAAAGGCCACCCTCTTACTCAACAAGctacaaatacaaaatcctttttggttttgaaatctttttacAACCTGACACTACCCtaaataccccatctcattctgtatctttcttgcttttctgtattttaCTCCCAAGTCAAAATGGCCTTTTCTGggttcctccttcccttctcagtcagtgtgcttagcatagtgcctgcacTTAGA
This DNA window, taken from Monodelphis domestica isolate mMonDom1 chromosome 6, mMonDom1.pri, whole genome shotgun sequence, encodes the following:
- the API5 gene encoding apoptosis inhibitor 5 isoform X2, which encodes MPTVAELYRNYGILADATEQVGQHKDAYQVILDGVKGGTKEKRLAAQFIPKFFSHFPELADSAINAQLDLCEDEDVSIRRQAIKELPQFATGENLPRVADILTQLLQTDDSAEFSLVNNALLSIFKMDAKGTLGGLFSQILQGEDIVRERAIKFLSTKLKTLADEVLTKEVEELILTESKKVLEDVTGEEFVLFMKILSGLKSLQTVSGRQQLVELVAEQADLEQTFNPADPDCVDRLLQCTRQAVPLFSKNVHSTRFVTYFCEHVLPNLGSLTTPVEGLDIQLEVLKLLAEMSSFCGDMEKLETNLKKLFDKLLEYMPLPPEEAENGENAGNEEPKLQFSYVECLLYSFHQLGRKLPDFLTAKLNAEKLKDFKIRLQYFARGLQVYIRQLRLALQGKTGEALKTEENKIKVVALKITNNINVLIKDLFHIPPSYKSTVTLSWKPVQKAEMGQKRTNEDTSSGSPPKKAAAGPKRDARQIYNPPSGKYSSNLGNFNYERGLQGK
- the API5 gene encoding apoptosis inhibitor 5 isoform X1; this encodes MPTVAELYRNYGILADATEQVGQHKDAYQVILDGVKGGTKEKRLAAQFIPKFFSHFPELADSAINAQLDLCEDEDVSIRRQAIKELPQFATGENLPRVADILTQLLQTDDSAEFSLVNNALLSIFKMDAKGTLGGLFSQILQGEDIVRERAIKFLSTKLKTLADEVLTKEVEELILTESKKVLEDVTGEEFVLFMKILSGLKSLQTVSGRQQLVELVAEQADLEQTFNPADPDCVDRLLQCTRQAVPLFSKNVHSTRFVTYFCEHVLPNLGSLTTPVEGLDIQLEVLKLLAEMSSFCGDMEKLETNLKKLFDKLLEYMPLPPEEAENGENAGNEEPKLQFSYVECLLYSFHQLGRKLPDFLTAKLNAEKLKDFKIRLQYFARGLQVYIRQLRLALQGKTGEALKTEENKIKVVALKITNNINVLIKDLFHIPPSYKSTVTLSWKPVQKAEMGQKRTNEDTSSGSPPKKAAAGPKRDARQIYNPPSGKYSSNLGNFNYEQRGGFRGSRGGRGWGGRGNRSRGRLY